From the genome of Meiothermus cerbereus DSM 11376, one region includes:
- a CDS encoding alkaline phosphatase family protein translates to MARLLYITIDGLRPDALEAAHLPTLLTLMQEGASTLCARSVFPSITLPCHMSIFHSLPPERHNVLTQNLQLCALGIPYAPGPLERGCWFPV, encoded by the coding sequence ATGGCCAGATTGCTGTACATCACCATAGATGGCCTGCGGCCCGACGCCCTGGAGGCCGCCCATCTCCCCACTTTGCTGACCCTTATGCAGGAGGGGGCCTCTACCCTCTGTGCCCGATCGGTGTTCCCCAGCATCACCCTGCCCTGCCACATGAGCATTTTTCATAGCCTGCCCCCCGAGCGGCACAATGTGTTAACTCAAAACTTGCAGTTATGCGCCCTGGGGATTCCTTATGCACCGGGACCACTTGAAAGGGGCTGCTGGTTTCCCGTCTGA
- a CDS encoding ABC transporter ATP-binding protein, with the protein MQRVGIQLQALSKHFQGKTAVEGVSLQVAPGELVSLLGPSGCGKTTTLRMIAGFERPDQGRVYFGEQDVTDLPAEERRVGMVFQNYALFPNLSVAGNIGFGLRVARWPVERLKKRVGEMLELVGLLGFENRPVQNLSGGQRQRVALARALAPEPRVLLLDEPLSALDAKIRAGLRTELRRLQLELGITTLLVTHDQEEAMSMSDRVVVMNQGRIEQIGSPRDLYTRPQTAFVATFIGSMNLFTPEKIPGGFRISGYEVNLPVAPPRQIGVRPERIELNAHGPFSGVVELVTYLGAEQQVLVRVGPDLWTVFVPNQVLIQRGDRVRLSVPDDAWILV; encoded by the coding sequence ATGCAAAGGGTGGGAATCCAACTTCAGGCATTATCCAAACATTTTCAGGGCAAGACGGCAGTGGAGGGGGTGAGCCTTCAGGTAGCGCCAGGCGAACTGGTATCGCTGCTGGGCCCTTCGGGCTGTGGGAAGACCACCACTTTGCGCATGATTGCTGGCTTTGAGCGGCCCGATCAGGGGCGGGTTTACTTTGGCGAGCAAGACGTAACCGACCTTCCTGCTGAGGAGCGAAGGGTGGGGATGGTCTTCCAAAATTACGCCCTGTTTCCCAACCTGAGCGTGGCTGGCAACATTGGCTTTGGGCTCCGGGTGGCCCGCTGGCCTGTTGAGCGCCTCAAGAAGCGGGTGGGGGAGATGCTCGAGCTGGTGGGTCTTTTGGGCTTTGAAAACCGGCCGGTACAGAACCTCTCGGGCGGGCAGCGACAGCGGGTGGCCTTGGCTCGAGCGCTGGCTCCAGAGCCGCGGGTCTTGCTCCTGGATGAGCCCCTATCGGCGCTGGATGCCAAAATTCGCGCCGGACTGCGAACCGAGCTCAGAAGACTGCAGCTCGAGCTTGGCATCACCACCCTGCTGGTTACCCACGACCAGGAAGAGGCCATGAGCATGTCCGATCGGGTGGTGGTGATGAACCAGGGCCGCATCGAGCAGATTGGTTCTCCCCGGGACCTTTACACCCGGCCCCAGACCGCTTTCGTGGCCACCTTTATCGGCTCCATGAACCTCTTTACCCCGGAAAAGATACCGGGGGGTTTTCGTATCAGCGGGTACGAGGTCAACCTGCCGGTTGCGCCCCCCCGCCAGATCGGGGTACGTCCTGAACGCATCGAACTCAACGCCCATGGCCCGTTTAGCGGCGTGGTGGAACTGGTCACCTACCTGGGGGCCGAGCAGCAGGTGCTGGTGCGGGTAGGCCCGGACCTCTGGACGGTTTTTGTGCCCAACCAGGTGCTGATCCAGCGGGGTGACCGGGTGCGCCTTAGCGTACCCGATGACGCCTGGATTCTGGTCTAA
- a CDS encoding ABC transporter permease, which translates to MSHIFRRLLLVALGLYLFLPILASLAYSVATSWTALLPEGYTLKHWANLLENQRFWLSLGRTALLSFSVVALSIFFLVPTLFVVRMYYPKVAGVLEFLTLWPFVFPGVILAVGLISLYSSPPLQLAQTPLLLIAAVTVISLPYAYRAVDNAFAAADIKALAEAARSLGADDAKTLAWVILPTVLPGVLSGGVLAFSAAFGEFALTQLLIGTLWETLPVYQVQLARTDGNGSAAITVLSFLAAWGLGFWALSLRKDARVSVI; encoded by the coding sequence ATGAGCCATATTTTTCGACGTTTGTTGCTTGTGGCCCTGGGGCTTTACCTGTTTTTGCCCATCCTGGCCTCGCTGGCTTATAGCGTGGCCACGAGCTGGACGGCCCTTTTGCCCGAGGGCTACACCCTCAAACACTGGGCCAATCTGCTCGAGAACCAGCGCTTCTGGCTCTCGCTGGGCCGCACTGCGCTTCTTTCGTTCTCGGTGGTGGCCCTTTCGATTTTCTTTTTGGTGCCCACCCTCTTTGTGGTGCGGATGTATTACCCAAAGGTGGCGGGGGTGCTCGAGTTTCTGACGCTCTGGCCTTTTGTGTTCCCCGGGGTGATTCTGGCGGTAGGCCTGATCTCGCTTTACTCCAGCCCGCCGCTGCAGTTGGCCCAGACCCCTTTATTGCTGATAGCGGCGGTAACGGTTATCTCGTTGCCCTACGCCTATCGGGCGGTGGACAACGCCTTTGCGGCCGCCGACATCAAGGCCCTGGCCGAGGCCGCCCGCAGCCTTGGGGCCGACGACGCCAAAACCTTAGCCTGGGTAATCCTGCCCACGGTGTTGCCGGGGGTTTTGTCGGGTGGGGTGCTGGCCTTTAGTGCGGCTTTCGGGGAGTTTGCCCTTACCCAGCTTCTTATTGGCACACTCTGGGAAACCCTGCCGGTCTACCAGGTGCAGCTGGCCCGTACCGATGGCAACGGCAGCGCGGCCATTACGGTGCTGTCCTTTCTGGCAGCTTGGGGGCTGGGCTTCTGGGCGCTTTCTTTACGAAAAGATGCCAGGGTGTCGGTAATTTAG
- a CDS encoding ABC transporter permease: MSLGLRWASLGIALAFGVFLLLFEVLPGLLLVRVFWSEGHFSLASWGEATKPLYLRALRNSFELAFFSALQGAILGTLTAWALWSSPNPFVKRFTTGLSAVAANFAGPPLAFAFIVLLGGNGFFNLILKGLGLPPVDIYGKEGLYWVYLYFQWPLMTVLMLPAFGAIQREWLEAARSLGSSTWGFWWRVGLPVLLPSILGSFVLLFANAFGAYATVYALTQGQRNLLPLQIGFQVGGDIGYNPVLASTLALMMALVLAVSLVIYRLSRRWAARMEQV; the protein is encoded by the coding sequence ATGAGCCTGGGACTGCGCTGGGCCAGCCTGGGAATAGCCCTTGCCTTTGGGGTCTTTTTGCTCCTCTTCGAGGTTTTGCCGGGGCTTTTGCTGGTGCGGGTTTTCTGGAGCGAGGGGCATTTCAGCCTAGCCTCCTGGGGCGAGGCCACCAAACCCCTCTACTTGCGGGCTCTGCGCAACTCTTTTGAGCTGGCCTTCTTTAGTGCCCTGCAAGGTGCGATCCTGGGTACCCTTACGGCCTGGGCCCTGTGGTCTTCCCCTAACCCTTTCGTCAAGCGCTTCACCACTGGCCTTTCGGCGGTGGCTGCCAACTTTGCCGGGCCACCGCTGGCCTTTGCCTTTATCGTGCTGTTGGGGGGCAATGGTTTTTTCAATCTGATACTGAAGGGGCTGGGCCTACCCCCGGTTGATATCTACGGCAAAGAGGGGCTGTACTGGGTCTACCTCTACTTCCAGTGGCCCCTCATGACCGTGCTGATGCTCCCGGCTTTTGGGGCCATCCAGCGGGAGTGGCTCGAGGCCGCCCGTAGCCTGGGCAGCAGTACCTGGGGCTTCTGGTGGCGGGTGGGGCTGCCGGTGCTGTTGCCCTCGATTCTGGGCTCGTTTGTGCTGCTCTTCGCCAATGCCTTCGGGGCCTACGCCACGGTGTATGCCCTGACCCAGGGGCAGCGTAACCTGCTGCCCTTGCAGATTGGCTTTCAGGTCGGGGGCGATATCGGTTATAACCCGGTGCTGGCTTCCACGCTGGCCCTCATGATGGCCCTGGTGCTGGCGGTCTCGTTGGTGATCTATCGCCTGAGCCGCCGCTGGGCTGCCCGGATGGAGCAGGTATGA
- a CDS encoding extracellular solute-binding protein, with protein sequence MRRLAALAIVVVGIFALAQGLQALIEGAKKEGQIVTYGSPADWAGYGTIAEIMTKRYGLKHSDTDMSSAEEIAKVKAERNNPVADAFDIGYQFCTIAIREDILMAYKPSQWNDIPLWAKDPLGRCTATYYGTIVLVTNTKVVKNPPKSFKDLLKPEYKGLIAVADPRRAALGQYAVIAAAFANGGSDRNIDPGIKLFTQLARSGNLKPVAPSKDLLAKGEIGITLDWDFRALNWRKDIPELVISVPTDGSTYGPYATVLNKFTRRPNAAKLWLETVLSDEGQIAFARAGARPIRNVKLPEDVEKGLLPQAQYKVAKPITNWLNMEAVAKDMGEKWALEVVGN encoded by the coding sequence ATGAGAAGACTTGCAGCTTTAGCCATCGTCGTGGTTGGGATATTTGCCCTAGCCCAAGGCCTACAGGCCCTGATTGAGGGGGCCAAAAAAGAGGGACAGATTGTTACCTACGGCTCACCCGCCGACTGGGCCGGCTATGGAACCATTGCCGAAATCATGACCAAGCGCTACGGTCTCAAGCATAGCGACACCGATATGTCCTCCGCCGAGGAGATTGCCAAGGTCAAGGCCGAGCGCAACAACCCCGTGGCCGACGCTTTTGACATTGGCTACCAGTTCTGCACCATTGCCATTCGGGAAGATATTCTGATGGCCTACAAGCCCAGCCAGTGGAACGACATCCCCCTCTGGGCCAAGGATCCCCTGGGCCGCTGCACCGCTACCTACTATGGCACCATCGTGCTGGTGACCAACACCAAGGTGGTCAAGAATCCCCCCAAGAGCTTCAAAGACCTCCTGAAGCCCGAGTATAAGGGCCTTATTGCGGTGGCCGATCCGCGCCGGGCGGCACTGGGCCAGTACGCTGTGATTGCGGCGGCTTTTGCCAATGGCGGCTCTGACCGCAACATTGACCCTGGCATCAAGTTGTTCACCCAACTCGCCCGGTCGGGCAACCTCAAGCCAGTCGCCCCTTCCAAAGACCTTCTGGCTAAGGGCGAGATTGGTATTACGCTGGACTGGGACTTCCGCGCTTTGAATTGGCGTAAGGACATCCCCGAACTGGTCATTTCTGTGCCCACCGATGGCTCTACCTACGGCCCCTACGCCACCGTGCTCAACAAGTTTACCCGCCGCCCCAATGCAGCCAAGCTCTGGCTGGAGACCGTTCTCTCCGACGAAGGCCAGATTGCCTTTGCCCGTGCGGGAGCGCGGCCCATCCGTAACGTGAAACTGCCCGAAGACGTAGAAAAGGGCCTCTTGCCCCAAGCCCAGTACAAAGTGGCAAAACCCATTACCAACTGGCTGAATATGGAAGCGGTAGCCAAGGACATGGGCGAGAAGTGGGCCCTCGAGGTGGTGGGGAACTAG
- a CDS encoding PspA/IM30 family protein codes for MGILDRLSRLIRANINDLIKRAEDPEKIIEQALEDMRATLRDARMEVAEAMAELKKLEREQQNYAEQARAWEQKAAEALKGEREDLAREALKRKQQAHALADGFAQQVAQQQTLVNQLTTQLKALEGKIQEAEAKKALLIARKKGVEAAEAVRKFESKVDAHSAVQAFEDMERRIEAMEDKHAALSELDKSDVEKELESLGSSKEVEDDLARLKRELGMA; via the coding sequence ATGGGTATTTTAGACCGCCTTTCCCGCCTAATCCGGGCCAACATCAACGACCTCATCAAACGGGCCGAAGACCCCGAAAAGATCATCGAGCAGGCCCTGGAGGATATGCGGGCCACCCTGCGGGACGCTCGGATGGAAGTGGCGGAGGCCATGGCCGAGCTAAAGAAGCTCGAGCGCGAGCAGCAAAACTACGCCGAGCAGGCGCGGGCCTGGGAGCAAAAAGCCGCCGAGGCCCTCAAAGGCGAGCGGGAAGACCTGGCCCGCGAGGCCCTCAAGCGCAAACAACAGGCCCACGCCCTCGCTGATGGTTTCGCCCAGCAGGTGGCCCAGCAGCAGACCCTGGTCAACCAGCTCACCACCCAGCTCAAGGCCCTGGAAGGCAAAATTCAGGAAGCCGAGGCCAAAAAAGCCCTGCTGATTGCCCGCAAGAAGGGTGTGGAAGCCGCCGAGGCCGTGCGTAAGTTCGAGTCCAAGGTGGATGCCCACAGCGCGGTGCAGGCCTTCGAGGACATGGAGCGCCGCATCGAGGCCATGGAAGACAAGCACGCGGCCCTTTCGGAGCTGGACAAAAGCGATGTGGAGAAAGAGCTCGAGAGCCTGGGTAGCAGCAAAGAAGTCGAGGACGACCTGGCCCGTCTCAAACGCGAGCTGGGCATGGCCTAG
- a CDS encoding polyprenyl synthetase family protein: MTAPLSHAQVREAIQQHLLAALPRPDAAHRPELAEYARMLRDYPERGGKMLRGMLLVYTGLAYGAELQPLLPIAAALELFQNWALIHDDIEDGSDERRGKPALHKLYGVPLALNAGDALHALQWALLVRSDAPQQVLLEFARLVERTAQGQHLEMTWMERQRFDLQEADYLEMVGHKAAYYTAVAPLRLGALAAAVEPPEAFEEAGMKLGIGFQIVDDVLNLEGDPIKYGKEIAGDLWEGKRTLILLRFLQTAGAEERQRAEDLLRIPREQKPAQEVGWLHQRLLQSGAVAYAQQTAERLLAEGLAALKPVLLEAPKITFGSLVLEILQSLVRREA; the protein is encoded by the coding sequence ATGACCGCTCCCCTCTCCCATGCCCAGGTGCGCGAGGCCATCCAGCAGCACCTGCTCGCAGCACTCCCCAGGCCCGACGCCGCCCACCGCCCCGAGCTGGCCGAGTACGCCCGGATGCTGCGCGACTACCCCGAGCGTGGCGGCAAGATGCTACGCGGGATGCTGTTGGTCTACACCGGACTGGCCTACGGGGCCGAGCTCCAACCGCTCCTGCCCATCGCGGCGGCCCTCGAGCTCTTCCAGAACTGGGCCCTGATCCACGACGACATCGAGGACGGCTCTGACGAGCGGCGCGGCAAGCCCGCCCTGCACAAGCTGTACGGTGTGCCCCTGGCGCTCAACGCAGGCGATGCCCTGCACGCTTTGCAGTGGGCCCTCCTGGTTCGCTCGGATGCACCCCAGCAGGTGCTCCTGGAGTTTGCCCGGCTGGTCGAGCGGACCGCCCAGGGCCAGCACCTCGAGATGACCTGGATGGAGCGCCAGCGCTTCGACCTGCAGGAAGCCGACTACCTGGAGATGGTGGGGCACAAGGCCGCCTACTACACCGCCGTGGCCCCCCTGCGGCTAGGCGCCCTGGCCGCAGCGGTGGAGCCTCCCGAGGCCTTCGAGGAGGCCGGGATGAAGCTCGGGATCGGTTTTCAGATTGTGGACGACGTGCTCAACCTCGAGGGCGACCCCATCAAGTACGGTAAGGAAATCGCCGGCGATCTGTGGGAGGGCAAGCGCACCCTCATTCTGCTGCGCTTCTTGCAAACCGCCGGGGCCGAGGAGCGCCAGCGGGCCGAGGATTTGCTCCGCATTCCCAGGGAGCAAAAGCCCGCCCAGGAAGTGGGCTGGCTGCACCAGCGTCTGCTGCAATCAGGGGCCGTGGCCTATGCCCAGCAGACAGCCGAGCGGCTCTTGGCCGAGGGGCTGGCAGCGCTAAAGCCTGTGTTGCTCGAGGCCCCCAAAATCACATTTGGCTCGCTGGTGCTGGAAATTCTGCAAAGCCTGGTTCGGCGCGAGGCGTAA
- a CDS encoding DMT family transporter encodes MRLAALAPILFVLLWSTGFVGAKFGLPYAEPFTFLWVRMVLVVGLLAVLAWLLRSPWPKGWALNLHIGVSGLLLHAGYLGGVFFAISRGMPAGLSALIVGLQPILTAVLAQLLLRERVNAVQWAGLLLGLVGVGLVVGEKALSARALHIEPSAFVAITLALLCTTFGTLYQKRFAAQMPLVSGTLVQYMAASVGLFILALLFGETMQINWTLQFILALAWLILVLSIGAILLLMYLIRHNSASSVASLFYLVPPATALEAYFLFGERLGGWAILGMGLAVVGVALVVRR; translated from the coding sequence GTGCGGCTGGCCGCCTTAGCTCCTATCCTGTTTGTGCTGCTGTGGAGCACCGGCTTTGTGGGGGCCAAGTTTGGCCTGCCCTACGCCGAGCCCTTCACCTTTTTGTGGGTGCGGATGGTGCTGGTGGTGGGGCTGTTGGCTGTTTTGGCCTGGCTGCTGCGCTCCCCTTGGCCCAAGGGGTGGGCCTTGAACCTGCACATTGGCGTTTCGGGCCTATTGCTGCACGCGGGCTACCTGGGCGGGGTGTTTTTTGCCATCTCGAGGGGTATGCCCGCGGGCCTCTCGGCCCTGATTGTGGGCTTGCAACCCATCCTGACCGCTGTTCTGGCTCAGCTCCTGCTGCGTGAACGGGTGAACGCAGTGCAGTGGGCCGGGCTTTTGCTGGGCTTGGTGGGGGTGGGGTTGGTGGTAGGGGAGAAGGCCCTGAGTGCTCGAGCCCTGCACATCGAGCCTTCGGCTTTTGTGGCCATTACCCTGGCCTTGCTCTGCACCACTTTTGGCACCCTTTATCAGAAGCGCTTCGCCGCACAGATGCCCCTGGTCAGCGGTACGTTGGTGCAGTATATGGCCGCTTCTGTTGGGTTATTCATCCTGGCACTGCTGTTTGGCGAGACCATGCAGATAAACTGGACACTGCAGTTCATTTTGGCGCTGGCCTGGCTCATCCTGGTGCTCTCGATAGGGGCCATTCTGCTCCTGATGTACCTGATCCGGCACAACTCGGCCAGCAGCGTGGCCAGCCTGTTCTACCTGGTGCCCCCGGCCACGGCGCTGGAGGCCTACTTTTTGTTTGGTGAGCGGCTGGGGGGCTGGGCCATCCTGGGCATGGGACTGGCGGTGGTGGGGGTGGCGCTGGTGGTGCGGCGGTGA
- a CDS encoding AzlD domain-containing protein, which translates to MSDLELWITLLGMTLIAFALRYVPLAMLERFSLPPHLQQALRYVPAATLAGLVFPALLTADGQWAIGLDNERLLAGIIAAVVAWRFRNILLTLVVGMGALWLLQWMGV; encoded by the coding sequence GTGAGTGACCTCGAGCTCTGGATTACCCTGCTGGGTATGACCCTGATTGCCTTCGCGCTGCGCTACGTGCCGCTGGCCATGCTCGAGCGCTTCAGCCTGCCACCCCACTTGCAACAGGCCCTGCGCTACGTGCCCGCCGCCACCCTGGCTGGGCTGGTCTTCCCCGCTTTGCTCACCGCTGATGGGCAGTGGGCCATTGGGCTGGACAACGAGCGCTTGCTGGCCGGAATCATCGCAGCCGTGGTGGCTTGGCGCTTCAGAAACATCCTGCTCACGCTGGTGGTGGGGATGGGGGCGCTGTGGCTGCTGCAATGGATGGGAGTCTAA
- a CDS encoding AzlC family ABC transporter permease, whose protein sequence is MLMSLPVSVGIVPFGLVTGIAGIKAGLSVTEVTLMSGLVFAGAAQLVALQLMGAGASIFFVWLATLVVNLRYIMYSSALAKSLEALSRRMKLLAAFLMVDQNFALALSEYKTLGPRLTPWFYLGMGAVLWLGWVASTFLGALLGARLPEAWSLDFAVPLCFLVLLVPAVQNRPSLLAALVGGVVSTALMGLPYRSGLFIGALAGIWAGVWLENRMGVRGE, encoded by the coding sequence ATGCTGATGTCGCTGCCGGTCTCGGTGGGCATTGTGCCTTTTGGCCTGGTAACTGGCATTGCGGGCATCAAAGCGGGCCTGAGCGTGACAGAGGTAACCCTGATGTCGGGGCTGGTCTTTGCGGGGGCCGCACAGCTGGTGGCCCTGCAGCTAATGGGTGCGGGAGCCTCCATCTTCTTCGTGTGGCTGGCTACCCTGGTGGTGAACCTGCGCTACATCATGTACAGCAGTGCCCTGGCTAAGTCTCTGGAAGCCCTTTCCAGGCGCATGAAGTTGCTAGCTGCCTTCCTGATGGTCGATCAGAACTTCGCCCTGGCATTGAGCGAGTACAAGACCCTGGGCCCACGCCTGACCCCCTGGTTTTACTTGGGTATGGGCGCGGTGCTCTGGCTGGGCTGGGTGGCTTCCACCTTTCTTGGGGCGCTCTTAGGGGCACGCTTGCCGGAGGCCTGGTCGCTGGACTTTGCGGTGCCGCTGTGTTTTCTGGTGCTGCTGGTGCCAGCGGTGCAAAACCGGCCCAGCCTACTGGCGGCCCTGGTGGGGGGGGTGGTCTCTACTGCCCTGATGGGCCTGCCCTACCGCTCGGGGCTGTTTATTGGGGCCCTGGCGGGTATATGGGCGGGGGTCTGGCTGGAAAACCGAATGGGGGTTCGCGGTGAGTGA
- a CDS encoding alpha/beta hydrolase family protein has translation MKRPDAPPLAARGGAAVGVKTLQLTDSSRQRTITAEVWYPATETEQSLIYQAQVGQTPVRIAGRASRDAAPAGGSFPLIVASHGQPGTRFQFAYLNEHLASWGFVVASLDHPGSTYQTLTQQNYISSIVDRPLDLLFAIGEVAKQIPSADATKVGLLGYSYGGYSVINAAGAGLDGQALSEYCRATSNEGPCFALPFFVQLEAQRGMNVIKPDPRIKAVFAMAPYGQPWIGAKSLANFKLPLFVAVGEADDVATYRRDALEYFRQAGSPNKYLLTLTAAQHNPFVECPPEVRSREDDFWRCWEPVWDQERAHDLARHFATAFFAQFLQNNSEAGRYLNPSLPGFKPRTTVGVRLEASK, from the coding sequence GTGAAACGTCCAGATGCACCGCCACTGGCCGCTCGAGGTGGCGCGGCAGTCGGGGTCAAGACCTTGCAACTAACCGACTCGAGCCGCCAACGAACCATCACCGCTGAGGTTTGGTATCCTGCCACCGAAACGGAGCAAAGCCTCATCTACCAAGCCCAGGTAGGGCAGACCCCGGTTCGAATCGCCGGACGCGCCAGCCGGGATGCTGCGCCCGCAGGTGGTTCATTTCCCTTGATTGTGGCCTCCCACGGGCAGCCCGGAACCCGCTTTCAGTTTGCCTACCTCAACGAACACCTGGCCAGCTGGGGGTTTGTGGTGGCGAGCCTCGATCACCCCGGCTCGACCTATCAGACCCTAACCCAGCAAAACTACATCAGCAGCATTGTGGATCGCCCGCTGGATCTGTTGTTTGCCATTGGTGAGGTGGCCAAGCAGATTCCCAGTGCAGATGCCACCAAGGTGGGGCTGCTGGGCTACAGCTATGGCGGCTACTCAGTCATTAATGCTGCGGGAGCTGGCCTCGATGGCCAGGCCCTAAGCGAATACTGTCGTGCTACGAGCAACGAGGGCCCCTGTTTTGCCCTGCCCTTTTTTGTGCAGCTCGAGGCCCAGCGTGGCATGAACGTGATCAAGCCTGATCCTCGCATTAAAGCGGTGTTTGCCATGGCTCCCTATGGCCAGCCTTGGATTGGAGCAAAATCGCTGGCAAACTTCAAACTTCCTTTGTTCGTAGCCGTGGGCGAGGCCGACGACGTGGCCACCTACCGCCGCGATGCTTTGGAATACTTCCGCCAGGCCGGCTCGCCAAACAAGTACCTCCTGACCCTCACCGCCGCTCAGCACAACCCCTTTGTGGAGTGTCCTCCAGAGGTGCGCAGCAGGGAAGATGACTTCTGGAGGTGTTGGGAGCCGGTGTGGGACCAGGAGCGCGCCCACGACCTGGCGCGGCACTTTGCTACAGCCTTCTTTGCACAGTTCTTGCAGAACAACAGCGAGGCTGGGCGCTACTTGAACCCCAGCTTACCCGGATTCAAACCGCGTACCACCGTAGGGGTCAGACTAGAAGCCTCGAAGTGA
- the pyk gene encoding pyruvate kinase, with protein MGLLKRTKIVATLGPASSTPEMIRALIEAGVDVFRLNFSHGMPQDHRESVRMIREASSALDRTVAILQDLQGPKIRCGRFREGAVELKPGQKFTITSEPIEGDETRVSTTYRGLPNDVAPGQMLLLDDGNIRLRVDEVRINDIHTTVMVGGRLSNNKGINIPGADLSIPALTDKDIEDLALGAELEVDWVAISFVRSRDDLLLARHYLTRHSSRARLMAKIEKPSAVARFDEILEEADGIMVARGDLGVEMPLEEVPAVQKRIILKAVQAGKAVITATQMLESMIKNPSPTRAEASDVANAIFDGTDAVMLSAETAMGQYPVEAVSFMSRVARTIEATQEYKDRLNALRPPANRTVQDAIARAVDDVVESTGAKAVVVFTATGGAARRVARTRPPVPILALTPNPHVRNQLALVSDVLPLLAPDPKDTDDMVEIAVAKAKETGLVEVGEYVVIAAGVPFGVRGTTNMIRVERVS; from the coding sequence ATGGGACTTCTAAAAAGAACCAAAATTGTCGCCACTTTGGGGCCTGCCTCGAGCACACCCGAGATGATTCGGGCCTTGATTGAGGCCGGGGTGGATGTTTTCCGCCTCAACTTTTCGCACGGAATGCCCCAGGATCACCGCGAATCGGTGCGGATGATCCGGGAAGCCTCGAGCGCCCTTGACCGCACCGTGGCCATCCTGCAAGACCTGCAGGGCCCCAAGATCCGCTGTGGGCGCTTTCGCGAGGGCGCGGTGGAACTTAAGCCAGGGCAAAAGTTCACCATCACCTCCGAGCCCATCGAAGGGGATGAAACCCGGGTCTCGACCACCTACCGCGGCTTACCCAACGATGTTGCGCCGGGGCAGATGCTGCTCCTGGACGATGGGAATATCCGCCTGCGGGTCGATGAGGTTCGCATTAACGACATTCACACCACCGTCATGGTTGGGGGGCGACTGTCCAACAACAAGGGCATCAACATACCCGGGGCCGACCTCTCGATTCCCGCCCTGACCGATAAAGACATCGAAGACCTGGCCCTGGGTGCCGAGCTGGAGGTGGACTGGGTAGCCATCAGCTTTGTGCGCAGCCGCGACGACTTACTGCTGGCCCGCCACTATCTGACCCGCCACAGCTCCCGCGCGCGGCTTATGGCAAAAATCGAAAAACCCAGCGCGGTGGCCCGCTTCGACGAAATTCTGGAAGAGGCCGATGGCATCATGGTGGCCCGTGGCGACCTGGGGGTGGAGATGCCGCTGGAGGAAGTTCCTGCGGTGCAGAAGCGCATCATCCTCAAGGCTGTGCAGGCGGGCAAGGCGGTTATTACCGCCACCCAGATGCTGGAGTCCATGATCAAGAACCCCAGCCCCACCCGGGCCGAAGCCTCGGATGTGGCCAACGCCATTTTCGATGGCACCGACGCCGTCATGCTTTCGGCCGAGACCGCAATGGGGCAGTATCCAGTAGAGGCGGTTTCTTTCATGAGCCGCGTAGCCAGAACCATTGAGGCTACCCAGGAGTACAAAGACCGCCTGAATGCTTTGCGGCCACCGGCCAACCGCACAGTGCAGGACGCCATTGCTCGAGCAGTGGACGATGTGGTGGAGTCCACCGGGGCCAAGGCTGTGGTGGTATTTACCGCTACCGGAGGGGCAGCCCGCCGGGTAGCCCGTACCCGGCCACCGGTACCGATTCTGGCCCTGACCCCCAACCCCCATGTGCGCAACCAGCTTGCGCTGGTCTCGGATGTGCTGCCCCTCCTGGCTCCTGATCCTAAAGACACCGACGACATGGTCGAGATTGCGGTAGCCAAGGCCAAGGAGACCGGATTGGTAGAGGTAGGCGAGTATGTGGTGATTGCGGCTGGGGTGCCTTTTGGGGTGCGCGGCACTACCAACATGATCCGGGTGGAGCGGGTGAGCTAA